Sequence from the Rhizobium sp. TH2 genome:
CATTTTTCCTGGATCGCGCGCTCGAAAGCCTTGATAATCGCTTCGCCGGCTGCAAGGCCCAGTGAGCCACCCATGAAATTGAACTCATGGACCACGCCGACCATCCGGACGCCACGCACATAGCCGACGCCGGCGAGGATCGTGTCCTCGAGCCCGGTCTTGATGCGGCCATCGCGCAGCCGGTCGGCATATTTCTTGTTGTCGCGGAAACGCAGCGGATCCTGCGCCACCTTCGGCTGCGGCAGAAGTTCGTAGGCAGCGTCGTCGAAGAGGTCGTTCAGTCGCTCGCGCGCCGGCATTTTCATGTGATAACCGGAATTCGGGATCACCCACTTGTTGGCTTCCAGCTCCTTGTGGAACACCATCTCGCCGGTCTCCGGGCACTTGATCCAGAGATTTTCGGGCGTATCGACCGTCGGGCGGCCGAGCATGGAGTTGATCTTGGGGCGGACGAAATTGGTAATCCAGTTCATGATGAACTCCTTTTACCCCGGGTCAGAATCGAACAGGTTCTGACCCTAGATATGGCGATTTATTCGGCGGCCGCAAGGCGCGCGGCATGCACGCCTTCCGACAGGTCGCGCACGAAGCTTGCGACGGATGATACGGTTTCAGCCGTGGCCTTGCCGTCGGCATCGAGCGAAGCGGCCACGACATTGACGATCGCAGTGCCCACCACGACGCCATCGGCGGAAGCGCCGATCAGCCGCGCATGTTCGGCGGTCTTGACGCCGAAGCCGACGCAGACCGGCAATGCGGTGTGGCTCTTGATACGATTGACAGCGCCCGCGATCTTCGTGGGATCAGGCAGCGCCGAGCCGGTAATGCCGGTCATCGATACGTAATAGACGAAGCCCGACGTGTTGGTCAGCACCTTGGGCAGGCGCTTGTCGTCCGTCGTCGGCGTCGCGAGCCGGATGAAATTGATGCCCTTGGCGAGTGCCGGGATGCAGAGTTCGTCATCCATCTCGGCAGGAAGATCGACGATGATCAGGCCATCGATCCCGGCGTCGAGCGCGTCGTCGAGGAATCTGTCGACGCCATAGATATAGATCGGATTGTAATAGCCCATCAGGACGATCGGCGTTGTCTGGTCGCCGGCGCGGAAGGCCTTGGCGATAGCGAGCGTCTTGACCATGTCCTGGCCCGACTTCAGCGCCCGCTGGCCTGCCAACTGGATCACCGGGCCATCGGCCATCGGATCGGAAAACGGCGCGCCGAGTTCGATGATATCGGCACCAGCACCGGGCAGCGCCTTCATGATGTCGAGCGAGGTCTGGTAGTCCGGGTCGCCGGCCATGATATAAGTCACGAAGGCCGGGCGGCCCTCGGCTTTCACATCGGCGAATTTCTTGTCCATACGCGCAGTCATGATCAGAGCCCCATACCGAGAATCTTGCCGACAGTGAAGATGTCCTTGTCGCCTCGGCCGGAGAGGTTCATCAGGATGATCTGGTCCTTGCCCATCTTGGGCGCCCGCTTGATCACCTCGGCGATGGCATGGCTCGGCTCAAGCGCCGGAATGATGCCCTCGAGCTTGGTGAGCAGCTGGAATGCCTCCAGCGCTTCGGTATCCATGAT
This genomic interval carries:
- the accD gene encoding acetyl-CoA carboxylase, carboxyltransferase subunit beta codes for the protein MNWITNFVRPKINSMLGRPTVDTPENLWIKCPETGEMVFHKELEANKWVIPNSGYHMKMPARERLNDLFDDAAYELLPQPKVAQDPLRFRDNKKYADRLRDGRIKTGLEDTILAGVGYVRGVRMVGVVHEFNFMGGSLGLAAGEAIIKAFERAIQEKCPLVMFPASGGARMQEGILSLMQLPRTTVAVDMLKESGQPYIVVLTNPTTGGVTASYAMLGDVHLAEPGAEICFAGKRVIEQTIREKLPEGFQTSEYLMEHGMVDMVIDRREIPEMLARMCRMMMRMPAEEMKQLALAAE
- the trpA gene encoding tryptophan synthase subunit alpha, which gives rise to MTARMDKKFADVKAEGRPAFVTYIMAGDPDYQTSLDIMKALPGAGADIIELGAPFSDPMADGPVIQLAGQRALKSGQDMVKTLAIAKAFRAGDQTTPIVLMGYYNPIYIYGVDRFLDDALDAGIDGLIIVDLPAEMDDELCIPALAKGINFIRLATPTTDDKRLPKVLTNTSGFVYYVSMTGITGSALPDPTKIAGAVNRIKSHTALPVCVGFGVKTAEHARLIGASADGVVVGTAIVNVVAASLDADGKATAETVSSVASFVRDLSEGVHAARLAAAE